A single region of the Apodemus sylvaticus chromosome 7, mApoSyl1.1, whole genome shotgun sequence genome encodes:
- the Qars1 gene encoding glutamine--tRNA ligase, translated as MATPDSLALFTSLGLSENKARETLKNAALSSQLREAATQAQQTLGSSIDKATGTLLYGLASRLRDTRRLSFLVSYIASKKIHTELQLSAALEYVRSHPLDPIDTKDFEQECGVGVVVTPEQIEEAVESTINKHHFQLLAERYRFNMGLLMGEARAALRWADGKMIKNEVDMQVLHLLGPKIEADLEKKPKVAKARLEETDRKTAKDVVENGEVVGQTLSLMEQLRGEALKFHKPGENYKTPGYVTTPHTMDLLKQHLEITGGQVRTRFPPEPNGILHIGHAKAINFNFGYAKANNGICFLRFDDTNPEKEEAKFFTAIYDMVTWLGYTPHKVTYASDYFDQLYAWAVELIRRGQAYVCHQRVEELKGHNPLPSPWRDRPIEESLLLFEGMRKGKFAEGEATLRMKLVMEDGKLDPVAYRVKYTPHHRTGDKWCIYPTYDYTHCLCDSIEHITHSLCTKEFQARRSSYFWLCNALDVYCPVQWEYGRLNLHYAVVSKRKILQLVAAGAVRDWDDPRLFTLTALRRRGFPPEAINNFCARVGVTVAQTTMEPHLLEACVRDVLNDTAPRAMAVLEPLQVVITNFPAPKPLDIRVPNFPADETKGFHQVPFASTVFIERTDFKEESEPGYKRLAWGQPVGLRHTGYVIELKNVVRGSSGCVECLEVTCRRADAGEKPKAFIHWVSQPLVCEIRLYERLFQHKNPEDPVEVPGGFLSDLNPASLQVVKGALVDCSVARAKPFDKFQFERLGYFSVDPDSDQGQLVFNRTVTLKEDPGKV; from the exons ATGGCTACTCCAGACTCGCTGGCGCTGTTCACCAGCCTTGGCCTTAGCGAAAACAAGGCCCGCGAGACGCTCAAGAACGCGGCTCTGAGCTCTCAGCTGCGCGAGGCGGCGACCCAG GCGCAGCAGACTCTGGGCTCTTCCATCGACAAGGCTACCGGGACCTTACTATATGGCTTGGCCTCCCGACTCAGGGATACTCGGCGTCTGTCTTTCCTTGTGAGCTATATAGCCAGTAAGAAGATACACACCGAACTTCAGCTGAGCG CTGCCCTTGAATATGTTCGGAGTCATCCCCTGGATCCCATTGATACCAAGGACTTCGAGCAGGAATGTGGCGTCGGTGTGGTGGTGACACCAGAGCAGATTGAGGAAGCT GTGGAGTCCACCATAAATAAGCATCATTTCCAGCTCCTGGCAGAACGGTACCGATTCAACATGGGGCTGCTAATGG GCGAGGCTCGGGCTGCGCTCAGATGGGCAGACGGCAAAATGATTAAGAACGAAGTGGATATGCAG GTCCTCCACCTTCTGGGGCCCAAGATAGAAGCTGATCTGGAGAAGAAGCCCAAG GTGGCAAAGGCACGGCTGGAAGAAACAGACCGGAAGACAGCAAAAGACGTGGTAGAGAATG GTGAAGTGGTTGGCCAAACCCTGTCTCTAATGGAGCAGCTCCGGGGGGAGGCTCTTAAGTTTCATAAGCCAG GCGAGAACTACAAGACGCCAGGCTATGTGACCACGCCACACACCATGGATCTGCTGAAGCAGCACCTGGAGATCACTGGGGGACAG GTACGTACCCGGTTTCCCCCAGAGCCCAATGGAATCCTGCATATTGGACACGCCAAAGCCATCAATTTTAACTTTGGTTATGCCAAG GCCAACAACGGTATCTGTTTTCTGCGCTTTGATGACACCAACCCTGAGAAGGAAGAAGCAAAATTTTTCACTGCTATTTATGACATGGTCACCTGGCTGG GTTATACACCTCACAAAGTGACGTATGCTTCTGACTATTTTGACCAGCTGTATGCCTGGGCCGTGGAACTCATCCGCAG GGGTCAAGCTTATGTGTGTCACCAGAGAGTGGAAGAGCTCAAAGGCCATAACCCTTTACCTTCGCCATGGAGGGACCGGCCTATTGAGGAATCATTGCTGCTCTTTGAG GGAATGCGCAAGGGCAAATTTGCAGAGGGTGAGGCCACGCTTCGAATGAAGTTGGTGATGGAAGATGGCAAGTTGGACCCTGTGGCCTATCGAGTCAAGTATACACCACACCACCGCACAGGGGACAAATG GTGCATCTACCCCACCTATGACTATACACACTGCCTCTGTGACTCCATCGAACACATTACCCACTCACTGTGTACCAAGGAGTTCCAGGCTCG ACGGTCTTCCTACTTTTGGTTATGTAATGCACTGGATGTCTATTGCCCTGTTCAGTGGGAATATGGTCGCCTCAATTTGCACTATGCTGTTGTCTCAAAGCGGAAGATTCTCCAGCTTGTAGCAGCTGGTGCTGTTCG GGACTGGGATGATCCACGGCTCTTCACACTTACTGCCCTGCGACGACGGGGATTTCCACCAGAGGCCATCAACAACTTCTGTGCTCGG GTGGGGGTCACAGTGGCACAGACCACAATGGAACCTCATCTTCTGGAAGCCTGTGTGCGTGATGTGCTGAATGACACAGCCCCACGTGCCATGGCTGTGCTAGAGCCACTACAAGTTGTCATCACAAACTTTCCTGCTCCCAAG CCCTTGGACATCCGAGTGCCAAACTTCCCGGCTGATGAGACCAAGGGTTTCCACCAGGTTCCCTTTGCTTCCACTGTCTTCATTGAGAGAACTGACTTTAAGGAG GAATCAGAACCAGGCTATAAGCGCCTAGCATGGGGCCAGCCCGTGGGCCTGAGGCATACTGGTTATGTCATTGAACTGAAGAATGTTGTCAGG GGCTCCAGTGGCTGTGTGGAATGCTTGGAGGTGACCTGCAGacgagcagatgctggagagaagcCCAAGGCCTTTATTCACTGGGTGTCACAGCCTCTGGTGTGTGAGATTCGCCTCTATGAACGACT ATTCCAGCACAAGAACCCCGAAGACCCTGTCGAAGTGCCGGGTGGATTCCTAAGTGACCTAAACCCG